One window of the Mycobacterium haemophilum DSM 44634 genome contains the following:
- a CDS encoding winged helix-turn-helix transcriptional regulator — translation MELLLLTSELHPDSVLPSLSLLPHTVRTALAEPSSLLEAGAADAVLVDARHDLSSARGLCRLLSTAGRSAPVLAVVSEGGLVAVSADWGLDEILLPSTGPAEIDARLRLVVGRRGGLADQESAGKVSLGELVIDEGTYTARLRGRPLDLTYKEFELLKYLAQHAGRVFTRAQLLHEVWGYDFFGGTRTVDVHVRRLRAKLGPEHEALIGTVRNVGYKAVRPARGRSPIAEPDDEDTKPDDFNDPLVDPLRSQ, via the coding sequence TTGGAGCTACTACTGCTGACCTCGGAGCTGCATCCTGACTCGGTGTTGCCGTCGTTGTCGCTGCTGCCCCACACCGTGCGGACCGCGCTGGCAGAACCGTCCTCGTTGCTCGAGGCTGGAGCCGCGGATGCCGTGCTCGTCGACGCACGCCACGACTTATCGTCCGCACGCGGTCTGTGCCGCCTGCTGAGCACGGCAGGCCGGTCCGCCCCCGTCCTAGCGGTGGTGAGTGAAGGCGGGCTGGTGGCGGTCAGCGCTGACTGGGGGCTGGACGAGATCCTCTTGCCCAGTACCGGGCCCGCGGAGATCGACGCCAGACTACGGCTGGTCGTCGGCCGCCGCGGCGGGCTAGCCGACCAGGAGAGCGCGGGGAAAGTGAGCCTGGGCGAGCTGGTCATCGACGAAGGCACCTACACCGCACGACTGCGGGGCCGGCCGCTTGACCTCACCTACAAAGAGTTCGAGCTGCTGAAGTACTTGGCGCAGCACGCCGGCCGGGTGTTCACCCGCGCGCAGTTGCTGCACGAGGTGTGGGGGTATGACTTTTTTGGCGGGACCCGGACCGTCGATGTGCACGTGCGTCGACTGCGGGCAAAACTTGGGCCCGAACATGAAGCGCTGATCGGCACGGTACGCAACGTGGGTTACAAGGCGGTCCGGCCGGCTCGCGGCCGCTCGCCGATCGCGGAGCCCGACGACGAGGACACCAAACCCGACGATTTCAATGACCCATTAGTCGACCCGTTACGCAGTCAGTGA
- the pstB gene encoding phosphate ABC transporter ATP-binding protein PstB → MAKRLDLKGVNIYYGPFQAVSDVSLAVLPRSVTAFIGASGCGKTTVLRTLNRMHEVVPGARVEGTVLLDDEDIYAPGVDPVGVRRAIGMVFQRPNPFPAMSIRDNVVAGLKLQGVRNRKVLDDTVEYSLRGANLWDEVKDRLDRPGGGLSGGQQQRLCIARAIAVQPDVLLMDEPCSSLDPISTMAIEELISELKQEYTIVIVTHNMQQAARVSDQTAFFNLEAVGRPGRLVEIDDTEKIFSNPTQKATEDYISGRFG, encoded by the coding sequence GTGGCCAAGAGATTGGACCTCAAAGGCGTCAACATCTATTATGGGCCGTTTCAAGCGGTTTCGGATGTGTCGCTGGCGGTACTGCCCAGAAGCGTGACGGCCTTCATCGGAGCCTCGGGCTGCGGCAAGACGACGGTGCTGCGCACCTTAAACCGGATGCATGAGGTCGTCCCCGGCGCCCGGGTTGAGGGCACCGTGTTACTCGACGATGAAGACATCTATGCCCCTGGTGTCGATCCCGTCGGTGTGCGGCGGGCAATCGGGATGGTATTCCAGCGGCCCAACCCGTTCCCCGCCATGTCGATCCGCGACAACGTGGTGGCCGGTTTGAAGCTGCAGGGTGTGCGCAATCGCAAGGTGCTCGACGACACCGTCGAATACTCGCTGCGCGGCGCGAACCTGTGGGATGAGGTCAAGGACCGATTGGATAGGCCCGGCGGCGGATTATCCGGGGGTCAGCAGCAGCGGCTCTGTATCGCTCGGGCTATCGCCGTGCAACCGGATGTGTTGCTCATGGACGAGCCGTGCTCCTCGCTCGATCCCATTTCGACGATGGCCATCGAAGAACTGATCAGTGAGTTGAAACAGGAGTACACCATCGTCATCGTTACCCACAACATGCAGCAGGCGGCGCGGGTGAGTGATCAGACCGCGTTCTTCAACCTGGAGGCGGTAGGAAGACCCGGCCGGCTGGTGGAGATCGACGACACCGAGAAGATCTTTTCTAATCCGACTCAGAAGGCCACTGAGGACTACATCTCCGGCCGCTTCGGCTAG
- a CDS encoding SAM-dependent methyltransferase: MARTDRDRWDLATSVGATATMVAAQRALASDATLIDDPYAAPLVRAVGLDVYTRLVNGQIPVDENSEFNPQRMAQGMACRTRFYDQFFVDATDSGVGQVVILAAGLDARAYRLTWPAGTVVYEVDMPEVIEFKTVTLSDLGAEPTAERRTVAVDLRDDWAAALQAAGFDPQAATAWSAEGLLVYLPDAAQDGLFDNITALSAPGSGLAFEFVPDTAIFVDERWRAHHDRMSELGFEIDLNDLVYHGQRSHVVDYLSQRGWQTSSRTAKDLYAANGFIYPDDDIAEAFADLTYSSAVLAR, from the coding sequence ATGGCTCGTACCGATCGTGATCGTTGGGATCTCGCGACGAGCGTCGGGGCGACGGCAACTATGGTCGCCGCTCAGCGAGCGCTGGCTTCCGACGCGACGCTAATCGATGACCCATATGCCGCGCCGTTGGTGCGTGCCGTCGGACTCGATGTCTACACGCGACTGGTCAATGGCCAGATTCCTGTTGACGAGAATTCCGAATTTAATCCGCAACGAATGGCCCAGGGGATGGCCTGCCGTACCAGGTTCTATGACCAATTCTTTGTCGACGCGACAGACAGCGGCGTCGGCCAGGTGGTGATCCTCGCGGCGGGTCTCGATGCGCGCGCTTACCGGTTGACGTGGCCGGCGGGCACCGTGGTCTACGAGGTCGACATGCCGGAGGTGATCGAATTCAAGACGGTGACGCTGAGCGATCTCGGTGCTGAACCGACCGCCGAGCGGCGCACCGTCGCCGTCGACTTGCGCGATGACTGGGCTGCGGCGCTGCAGGCGGCGGGATTCGACCCGCAGGCTGCTACCGCGTGGAGCGCCGAAGGGTTGCTGGTCTACTTGCCGGACGCGGCCCAGGATGGCCTGTTCGATAACATCACCGCTTTGAGTGCCCCCGGCAGTGGGCTGGCCTTTGAATTCGTGCCCGACACCGCTATTTTCGTGGACGAGCGGTGGCGCGCACACCATGACCGGATGAGTGAATTGGGCTTCGAAATCGATCTCAACGATCTCGTCTATCACGGTCAGCGCAGCCACGTCGTCGACTATCTGAGCCAGCGCGGCTGGCAGACATCGTCGCGCACGGCCAAGGACCTGTATGCGGCTAATGGCTTCATCTACCCCGACGACGACATCGCCGAGGCCTTCGCCGATCTGACCTACAGCAGTGCGGTGCTCGCCCGCTGA
- a CDS encoding TetR/AcrR family transcriptional regulator, whose amino-acid sequence MQSDQRRGRWSGVPLESRLAVRRDNLIAAGVQLLGGDSGPALTVRAVCRRAALTERYFYESFPDRDEFVRAVYDDVCTRAMTTLVSAKTPREAVEQFVALMVDDPVRGRVLLLAPTVEPVLTQSGAEWMPNFITLLQHKLSRISDPVLQKMVATSLIGGLTSLFTAYLHGRLGATREQFIDYCVEMLLNTAATYVPPSERKEAERSVPSAARD is encoded by the coding sequence GTGCAGTCCGATCAACGACGGGGCCGTTGGTCCGGCGTCCCACTGGAGAGTCGCCTCGCCGTACGTCGCGACAACCTCATCGCCGCCGGTGTGCAGTTGCTCGGCGGCGACAGCGGACCTGCGCTGACCGTCCGCGCAGTATGCCGCAGGGCCGCGCTGACCGAACGCTACTTCTATGAAAGCTTCCCTGACCGTGACGAATTCGTGCGTGCGGTTTACGACGACGTCTGCACGCGGGCGATGACAACCCTCGTCTCGGCGAAAACCCCTCGAGAAGCCGTCGAACAATTTGTCGCGCTGATGGTCGACGACCCGGTGCGCGGGCGCGTGCTGCTGCTGGCACCCACAGTCGAGCCAGTGCTGACTCAGTCCGGCGCAGAATGGATGCCCAACTTCATCACGCTGCTGCAGCACAAGCTGTCCCGGATCAGCGACCCCGTCTTACAAAAAATGGTCGCCACCAGCTTGATCGGGGGTCTGACCAGTCTGTTCACCGCGTATCTGCACGGACGGCTGGGGGCCACACGCGAACAGTTCATCGACTACTGCGTCGAGATGCTGCTCAACACCGCTGCCACGTATGTACCCCCGAGCGAGCGGAAGGAAGCCGAGCGATCGGTTCCTTCCGCGGCGCGTGACTGA
- the phoU gene encoding phosphate signaling complex protein PhoU translates to MRTAYHEQLSELSERLGEMCGLAGIAMERATQALLQADLALAEQVITDHEKIATRSARAEESAFVLLALQAPVAGDLRAIVSAIQMVADIDRMGALALHVAKIARRRHPQHVLPEEVNGYFAEMGRVAVELGNGAQEVVLSRDPEKAARIREEDDAMDDLHRHLFSVLMDREWKHGVAAAVDVTLLGRFYERFADHAVEVARRVIFQATGSLPEDDTTPSSSQ, encoded by the coding sequence ATGCGAACCGCCTACCATGAGCAACTCTCGGAGTTATCCGAGCGGCTCGGCGAGATGTGCGGGCTGGCAGGGATCGCCATGGAGCGGGCCACCCAAGCGTTGCTGCAAGCCGACCTGGCGCTGGCAGAACAAGTGATCACCGACCACGAAAAGATTGCGACCCGCAGTGCTCGCGCCGAAGAGAGCGCGTTCGTACTGCTGGCCTTACAAGCGCCGGTGGCCGGTGACCTTAGAGCAATCGTGAGCGCCATCCAGATGGTGGCCGACATTGATCGGATGGGCGCGCTGGCCCTACACGTTGCTAAGATCGCCCGCCGGCGCCATCCCCAGCACGTGTTGCCTGAAGAGGTCAATGGGTATTTTGCCGAAATGGGCCGAGTCGCAGTCGAATTGGGAAACGGCGCACAAGAGGTGGTGTTGTCCCGCGACCCGGAGAAAGCCGCCCGTATCCGTGAAGAAGACGACGCGATGGACGATCTGCACCGGCATTTGTTTTCGGTGCTGATGGACCGCGAATGGAAGCACGGCGTGGCGGCCGCCGTCGATGTGACATTGCTGGGCCGGTTCTATGAGCGTTTCGCCGACCACGCCGTCGAAGTGGCACGCCGTGTCATCTTCCAGGCGACCGGCAGTCTTCCGGAAGACGACACGACACCCAGCTCAAGCCAATAG
- the dusB gene encoding tRNA dihydrouridine synthase DusB: MRIGPIELASPVVLAPMAGVTNVAFRSLCRELELSRVGTVSGLYVCEMVTARALVERHPVTMHMTTFAPDESPRSLQLYTVDPDTTYAAAKVVADEDLADHIDMNFGCPVPKVTKRGGGAALPFKRRLFGQIVAAAVRATEGTDIPVTVKFRIGIDDEHHTHLDAGRIAEAEGAAAVALHARTAAQRYSGTADWEQIAQLKQQVRTIPVLGNGDIYDASDALAMMAATGCDGVVIGRGCLGRPWLFAELSAAFTGNPAPTPPTLGEVADIIRRHGRLLAAHFGEDKGMRDIRKHVAWYLHGFPAGSELRRALALVKTLDELDCLLDRLDGAVPFPDAATGPRGRQGSSARVALPDGWLTDPDDCTVPVGADVMGSGG, encoded by the coding sequence TTGCGCATCGGCCCGATCGAGCTTGCCAGCCCGGTTGTGTTGGCTCCGATGGCCGGTGTGACGAACGTCGCATTCCGCTCGCTTTGTCGTGAGTTAGAGCTATCGAGGGTCGGCACGGTCAGCGGGCTCTACGTCTGCGAAATGGTGACCGCGCGTGCACTTGTGGAGCGCCATCCGGTCACCATGCACATGACGACCTTCGCCCCGGACGAGTCACCGCGCTCGTTGCAGCTCTACACCGTCGACCCCGACACCACCTATGCGGCCGCCAAGGTGGTCGCTGACGAAGACTTGGCCGATCACATCGATATGAATTTCGGCTGCCCGGTGCCCAAGGTCACCAAGCGCGGCGGCGGGGCTGCGCTGCCGTTTAAGCGGCGGCTGTTCGGCCAGATCGTGGCTGCCGCGGTGCGGGCTACCGAGGGCACCGACATTCCGGTGACCGTCAAGTTCCGCATCGGCATCGACGACGAGCATCACACCCATCTAGATGCCGGCCGTATCGCCGAAGCCGAAGGCGCCGCCGCGGTCGCGCTGCACGCCCGCACGGCGGCCCAACGCTACTCCGGTACCGCCGACTGGGAACAGATCGCCCAGCTCAAGCAGCAGGTACGGACGATTCCTGTGCTCGGTAACGGAGACATCTACGACGCCAGCGACGCCCTGGCGATGATGGCCGCCACCGGATGCGACGGTGTTGTCATCGGCCGCGGCTGCCTGGGACGACCGTGGCTGTTCGCCGAGCTGTCGGCCGCGTTCACCGGCAATCCGGCACCCACCCCACCGACACTCGGCGAGGTCGCCGACATCATCCGTCGGCACGGCAGGCTGCTCGCCGCCCATTTCGGCGAAGACAAGGGCATGCGCGATATCCGCAAACACGTCGCGTGGTACCTGCATGGCTTTCCCGCCGGATCGGAGTTGCGGCGCGCATTGGCACTAGTCAAAACGCTCGATGAACTTGACTGCCTACTAGACCGGTTGGATGGGGCTGTGCCGTTCCCGGACGCAGCGACCGGACCCCGGGGTCGGCAGGGTTCATCCGCTCGGGTGGCGTTGCCCGACGGCTGGCTGACTGACCCCGACGACTGCACCGTGCCGGTCGGGGCCGACGTCATGGGATCCGGTGGCTGA
- a CDS encoding ArsR/SmtB family transcription factor: MHAGNSQGRLPDDQASLVVEVFRMLADATRVQVLWSLTNREMSVNELAEHVGKPAPSVSQHLAKLRMARLVRTRRNGTTIFYSLENEHIRQLVIDAVFNAEHAGPGIPRHHRAEGGLKPVAESLKPPGSRTRRGAG, encoded by the coding sequence ATGCATGCAGGTAATAGCCAAGGTCGATTGCCCGATGATCAGGCCAGTTTGGTGGTCGAAGTGTTCCGGATGTTGGCCGACGCCACCCGCGTTCAAGTGCTGTGGTCGCTGACGAATCGTGAGATGTCAGTTAACGAACTCGCCGAACATGTGGGCAAGCCAGCGCCGTCAGTCTCCCAGCACCTGGCGAAACTGCGGATGGCACGTCTGGTGCGCACCCGCCGGAACGGCACCACCATCTTCTACAGCCTGGAAAACGAACACATACGCCAGCTGGTCATCGACGCCGTCTTTAACGCCGAGCACGCCGGCCCAGGCATTCCGCGTCATCACCGCGCCGAGGGCGGGTTGAAGCCAGTCGCCGAATCCTTAAAGCCGCCCGGCTCTCGAACCCGCCGGGGCGCCGGATAA
- the mshD gene encoding mycothiol synthase, whose protein sequence is MTVLDWRFALSADEQQRVREIVATATEFDGVAPVGEQVLRELGHDRTEHLLVTDSGPEASVIGYLNLSPSRDAGVAMAELVVHPRDRRRGVGAAMGRAALAKTAGRNRFWAHGTLAPARATASALGLVPVRQLVQMRRSLRDAPDPVVPDQLGVRVRTYAGTVDDAELLRVNNTAFADHPEQGGWTETQLAERRSEPWFDPAGLFLAFGDSSSDQPGRLLGFHWTKVHPDRPGLGEVYVLGVDPSAQGRGLGQMLTSIGIASLAQRLAGPSAEPTVMLYMESDNVAAARTYQRLGFTTSSVDTAYALTRIDD, encoded by the coding sequence GTGACGGTGCTTGACTGGCGCTTCGCACTGTCCGCCGATGAGCAGCAGCGAGTGCGCGAAATTGTTGCGACGGCAACCGAATTCGATGGAGTAGCACCCGTCGGCGAGCAGGTGCTGCGGGAACTCGGCCACGACCGGACCGAGCACCTGCTGGTCACGGATTCAGGACCAGAAGCATCGGTCATCGGCTATCTCAATCTCAGCCCGTCACGCGACGCGGGTGTCGCGATGGCGGAGTTGGTGGTGCATCCGCGGGACCGCCGTCGCGGTGTTGGCGCCGCAATGGGACGCGCGGCGCTGGCGAAGACCGCGGGGCGCAACCGGTTTTGGGCGCACGGCACGCTAGCACCGGCCCGGGCAACGGCGTCCGCGCTGGGGCTTGTCCCGGTGCGCCAACTGGTCCAGATGCGACGCTCGCTGCGAGATGCCCCCGACCCGGTGGTTCCCGATCAGCTGGGGGTGCGGGTGCGGACTTACGCGGGTACGGTCGATGACGCCGAGTTGTTGCGGGTCAACAACACCGCGTTCGCCGACCATCCAGAACAGGGCGGCTGGACTGAAACCCAGTTGGCGGAGCGACGCAGCGAACCGTGGTTCGACCCGGCGGGCTTGTTTTTGGCTTTCGGTGACTCCTCAAGCGACCAGCCGGGCAGGCTATTGGGCTTCCACTGGACCAAGGTGCATCCCGATCGCCCGGGCCTGGGTGAGGTCTACGTCCTAGGCGTCGACCCGTCCGCTCAGGGCCGCGGCCTGGGGCAGATGTTGACATCGATCGGCATCGCCTCGCTGGCGCAGCGGCTTGCCGGACCCTCAGCCGAACCTACCGTGATGCTCTATATGGAATCGGACAACGTCGCCGCGGCGCGGACCTATCAGCGGCTAGGCTTCACCACGTCCAGTGTTGACACTGCCTATGCGCTAACCCGGATCGATGACTGA
- a CDS encoding acyl-ACP desaturase, with product MSAELTDLQLLHELEPVVEKYMNRHERMHKNWNPHDYIPWSDGKNFYALGGQDWDPEQSQLSDVAQVAMVQNLVTEDNLPSYHREIAMTMGMDGAWGQWVNRWTAEENRHGIALRDYLVVTRAVDPVELEKLRIEVVNRGFSPGQNHQGGLFADTLFDSILYVTFQELATRVSHRNTGKACNETIADQLLAKISGDENLHMIFYRDVSEAGIELAPNLAIKALHKILHNFKMPGFLVPEFRRKAVMIAVGGVYDIRIHLDEVVMPVLKKWRILEREDFSGEGARLRDEIGAHLKELEAACDKFEVSKQRYIEREAQRTEKITARKVLSTKGTLRMSGR from the coding sequence ATGTCAGCCGAGCTGACCGATCTACAGCTGCTGCACGAGCTCGAACCGGTCGTCGAGAAGTACATGAACCGGCATGAACGCATGCACAAGAACTGGAACCCGCACGACTACATCCCGTGGTCGGACGGCAAGAACTTCTACGCGCTCGGCGGTCAGGATTGGGACCCCGAACAGAGCCAGCTCTCCGACGTCGCCCAGGTGGCGATGGTGCAGAACCTGGTTACCGAGGACAACCTGCCGTCGTATCACCGCGAGATCGCGATGACCATGGGCATGGACGGCGCGTGGGGGCAGTGGGTCAACCGCTGGACCGCTGAGGAGAACCGGCACGGAATCGCGCTGCGCGACTATCTGGTGGTGACCCGCGCGGTCGATCCGGTGGAGCTAGAGAAGCTACGCATCGAGGTGGTCAACCGCGGTTTCAGCCCGGGCCAGAATCACCAAGGCGGACTCTTCGCCGACACCTTGTTCGACTCGATCCTCTACGTCACATTCCAGGAGCTGGCCACCCGGGTCTCGCACCGCAACACGGGTAAGGCCTGCAACGAGACGATCGCAGATCAGCTGCTCGCCAAAATATCGGGCGACGAAAACCTGCACATGATCTTCTACCGGGACGTCAGCGAAGCCGGCATCGAGCTTGCGCCCAACCTTGCGATCAAGGCACTGCACAAGATCCTGCACAACTTCAAGATGCCGGGATTCCTGGTGCCCGAGTTCCGGCGTAAGGCCGTAATGATCGCGGTCGGCGGTGTCTACGACATCCGGATCCACCTGGACGAGGTGGTCATGCCGGTGCTCAAAAAGTGGCGGATCTTGGAGCGCGAAGATTTCAGCGGCGAAGGCGCACGGTTGCGCGACGAAATCGGCGCGCACCTCAAGGAGCTTGAGGCCGCGTGCGACAAGTTCGAAGTCTCCAAGCAACGCTACATTGAGCGCGAGGCCCAAAGGACCGAGAAAATCACCGCACGCAAAGTGCTCTCCACCAAGGGCACGCTAAGGATGAGCGGGCGGTAG
- a CDS encoding LCP family protein translates to MSDGENGATLDHQRGSGADSDEQRIAPDAQRKLSAAPRERSRAPAPEDVACRWPDQSPVDTEKTGSHAVGRITVADLIAKIGAPTPQRSSHPHGARHQAPDIEPPEVFADVSDYPDDEQDTQVIDIPAYSLEIVSEIPDLGAAQYPPNGVHTPTPSHEVPAPSDWALAPEALTTREHQPKSRRRPILLAGRTLTALVAVLALVLTGAAWQWNASKNNRLNTVSALDPGSHDIVDPGGQYGDENFLIVGMDSRAGANANMGAGDTQDADGIRSDTVMLVNIPANRKRVVVISFPRDLAITPIQCEVWDPETGKYGPIYNEQKGKFGPRVVYTETKLNSTFSYGGPKCLVKEIQKLSGLSINRFIATDFVGFARMVEAVGGVEVCSKTPIQDYELGTVLDHSGHQVLNGATALNYVRARKVTTEVNGDYGRIKRQQLFLSSLLRSMISTNTLFNLNKLNNVVNMFIGNSYVDNVKTKDLVQLGMSLQGMAAGHITFVTVPTGVTDENGDEPPRTADMRALFDAIINDDPLPLENDQNAQSLGKTPTTTPTPKKATPDSATPEVQREQVTTTSPQGITVQVSNSTSRAGLAAVAANELQRAGFNVMTPDDYSSSLKTTTVFFSPGNEQAAATVASAFPNSKVQRVTGIGQVVRVVLGPDFSAVIAPPPSGSSVTVQIYRNSSSPPTELPEDLTLTNAADTTCG, encoded by the coding sequence GTGAGTGACGGCGAGAATGGCGCCACTCTTGACCATCAACGCGGGTCCGGCGCCGACAGCGATGAGCAACGAATTGCCCCCGACGCGCAGCGAAAGCTAAGCGCCGCGCCACGCGAGCGCAGCCGTGCACCCGCGCCCGAGGACGTGGCCTGCCGATGGCCGGACCAATCGCCCGTCGACACCGAAAAGACCGGATCTCACGCCGTCGGCCGAATAACCGTCGCCGACTTAATCGCCAAAATCGGCGCCCCCACTCCCCAGCGGTCCAGTCACCCTCATGGAGCCCGCCACCAAGCCCCGGACATCGAACCGCCCGAGGTCTTCGCCGACGTCTCCGATTACCCCGACGACGAGCAAGACACTCAGGTCATCGACATCCCGGCCTACTCCTTGGAGATCGTCTCAGAGATTCCCGACCTCGGAGCTGCCCAGTACCCGCCCAACGGCGTACACACGCCGACCCCGTCGCACGAGGTGCCCGCGCCAAGCGACTGGGCCCTGGCTCCCGAGGCCCTTACGACGCGCGAGCACCAACCCAAATCCCGCCGCCGACCGATATTGCTAGCCGGACGCACACTGACGGCGCTGGTTGCCGTGCTGGCACTGGTCCTGACCGGCGCGGCTTGGCAGTGGAACGCCTCGAAGAACAACCGCCTCAACACCGTCAGCGCGCTCGACCCAGGCTCGCACGACATCGTCGACCCCGGCGGGCAGTACGGCGACGAAAACTTCTTGATCGTCGGTATGGACTCGCGCGCAGGGGCCAACGCCAACATGGGCGCGGGCGACACTCAAGACGCCGACGGCATCCGGTCGGACACCGTGATGCTGGTCAACATCCCGGCAAACCGCAAACGCGTGGTAGTCATCTCGTTCCCCCGCGACCTGGCGATCACCCCGATACAGTGCGAGGTCTGGGACCCCGAAACCGGCAAGTACGGACCCATCTACAACGAGCAGAAGGGAAAATTTGGTCCCCGAGTGGTCTACACGGAGACCAAATTGAACTCGACATTCTCCTACGGCGGTCCGAAATGTCTGGTGAAGGAAATCCAGAAGCTTTCCGGTTTGAGCATCAACCGGTTCATCGCCACTGACTTCGTCGGATTTGCGCGGATGGTCGAAGCGGTCGGCGGCGTCGAAGTGTGCAGCAAAACTCCGATACAGGACTACGAATTGGGCACGGTGCTAGACCACTCGGGACACCAGGTTCTCAACGGGGCAACCGCGTTGAACTACGTGCGAGCCCGTAAGGTCACCACCGAGGTCAATGGGGACTACGGCCGCATCAAACGACAGCAATTGTTCTTGTCGTCGCTGCTGCGTTCGATGATCTCGACGAATACATTGTTCAACCTGAATAAGCTCAACAACGTCGTCAACATGTTCATCGGCAATAGCTATGTCGACAATGTCAAGACCAAAGACCTGGTCCAGCTGGGTATGTCGTTGCAGGGCATGGCCGCCGGGCACATCACGTTTGTCACCGTGCCAACCGGCGTGACAGACGAGAACGGCGACGAACCACCACGCACGGCCGACATGCGGGCACTTTTCGATGCCATCATCAACGACGATCCCTTACCTCTGGAAAACGACCAAAATGCGCAGAGTTTGGGGAAGACGCCGACAACCACGCCCACCCCCAAAAAGGCGACACCGGACAGCGCCACCCCAGAGGTTCAGCGCGAGCAGGTGACGACGACCTCGCCGCAAGGCATCACCGTGCAGGTGTCCAATTCGACCAGCCGGGCAGGTCTGGCGGCCGTAGCTGCCAACGAACTCCAGCGTGCCGGCTTCAACGTCATGACGCCGGATGACTACTCGAGTTCGCTTAAGACCACCACGGTGTTCTTCTCGCCCGGCAACGAGCAAGCCGCGGCCACCGTGGCCTCGGCGTTCCCCAATTCAAAAGTCCAGCGAGTTACCGGCATTGGCCAAGTAGTTCGCGTGGTTCTCGGCCCAGACTTCAGCGCGGTGATCGCTCCCCCACCTAGCGGCTCATCGGTCACCGTGCAGATATACCGCAACTCCAGCAGCCCGCCAACCGAGCTGCCTGAGGACCTGACCTTGACCAACGCGGCCGACACCACCTGCGGATAA
- the pstS gene encoding phosphate ABC transporter substrate-binding protein PstS: MVLTTTVTAGVLAACGSDDNRGHAATTAISGKSANTAACGGKRAVTAEGSTAQQNAIALFNQTWGKLCPDKNVSYNPTGSGAGREQFIAGRVDFAGSDTPLLADQLAPAAKRCKGNPAWDLPLVFGPVALVYNLPGVQTLIVNSDALAKIFSGVITTWNDGILAALNPGVVLPNLRILPIYRADSSGTTDNLQKYLTADAPQSWAKGVGAEFLGGVGEGVQKSAGVIQAVQTTPGAFGYVEKGFADRAGLPFAQIDTGSGGVPLTDDTARNGINAANFVSVGNDLVLDLNAMYSTEQPNAYPLVLATYEIVCSKGYDPDTFAAIKSFLTVAADDGQTGLSAVGYVPLPDTVKKRLVSAINAMQ, translated from the coding sequence ATGGTGTTGACGACGACGGTCACCGCCGGGGTGTTGGCTGCGTGTGGCAGTGACGACAATCGCGGCCATGCTGCGACAACAGCCATCTCAGGGAAATCGGCTAACACGGCGGCTTGTGGCGGTAAAAGGGCAGTGACGGCTGAGGGGTCGACCGCTCAACAGAACGCGATCGCATTGTTTAACCAGACTTGGGGGAAGTTGTGCCCCGACAAGAACGTGTCTTACAACCCAACCGGGTCGGGTGCCGGTCGTGAGCAGTTCATTGCCGGCCGTGTCGACTTCGCTGGCTCGGACACGCCGCTGCTCGCGGATCAACTCGCCCCGGCCGCCAAGCGCTGTAAAGGAAACCCGGCGTGGGATCTGCCGCTGGTGTTCGGGCCGGTTGCGTTGGTCTACAACCTGCCAGGCGTTCAGACGTTGATCGTCAATAGTGACGCGTTGGCCAAAATCTTCAGTGGCGTGATTACGACATGGAATGACGGGATACTGGCGGCGCTCAATCCAGGTGTTGTCCTGCCCAACCTCAGGATCCTGCCGATCTATCGGGCGGATTCATCGGGAACCACCGACAACTTGCAGAAGTATTTGACGGCCGACGCACCGCAGAGCTGGGCCAAAGGGGTCGGTGCCGAGTTTCTGGGCGGTGTTGGCGAAGGGGTTCAGAAGTCGGCCGGGGTAATCCAGGCGGTGCAGACCACGCCCGGCGCCTTTGGCTATGTCGAAAAGGGCTTCGCTGATCGAGCCGGATTGCCGTTCGCCCAGATCGACACCGGCAGTGGCGGCGTGCCGCTTACCGACGACACGGCACGCAACGGCATCAACGCGGCCAACTTTGTGTCCGTCGGCAACGACCTCGTACTGGACCTGAACGCGATGTACAGCACTGAGCAGCCGAATGCTTACCCGTTGGTGTTGGCCACCTATGAGATCGTCTGCTCGAAGGGCTACGACCCGGACACGTTCGCGGCGATTAAGTCGTTTCTCACCGTGGCCGCCGATGACGGTCAGACCGGCCTTTCGGCGGTCGGCTATGTTCCGCTGCCCGATACAGTCAAGAAGCGACTGGTCAGCGCGATCAACGCAATGCAGTAA